One genomic segment of Arcobacter porcinus includes these proteins:
- a CDS encoding acetate/propionate family kinase: protein MLVFVLNAGSSSVKYQLMNPVIKKVFASGLCERIGIDGILKHEYGDGKKLVMNIPMPSHKEAIEAILTTLTSGEGKVIDSINDIEAIGHRTVHGGEEFASSVLITPEVIDAMKRLSPLAPLHNPANITGIEICQKLMPGKPNVGVFDTAFHQTMPDYAYMYALPYDQYVKHGIRKYGFHGTSHYFVSNEARAMLEKKHNTRIIVCHLGNGSSVSAVFDGKCIDTSMGLTPVQGLMMGTRVGDIGAGAIQFMMKQEDITIDDALDIMNKKSGILGISGKSSDLREVLDGMNQGDDRCRLAVDMVAYKIKSYVGSYVAALNGIDALCFTGGIGENASLIREKVCAGLDAMGIVMDPTKNNVRSSEARDISTNASPARIFVIPTQEEYVIANDTFNIVSGGSRRK from the coding sequence ATGTTAGTTTTTGTATTAAATGCTGGAAGTTCTTCAGTTAAGTATCAGTTGATGAATCCAGTAATCAAAAAAGTTTTTGCTTCTGGTCTTTGTGAAAGAATAGGTATTGATGGTATTTTAAAACATGAGTATGGCGATGGTAAGAAGCTTGTAATGAATATTCCAATGCCATCTCATAAAGAGGCTATTGAAGCAATTCTTACTACACTTACAAGTGGTGAAGGAAAAGTTATTGATTCTATTAATGATATTGAAGCTATTGGACATAGAACAGTTCATGGTGGAGAAGAGTTTGCAAGTTCAGTTCTTATCACACCTGAAGTAATTGATGCTATGAAAAGGTTATCTCCTTTGGCTCCTTTACATAATCCTGCAAATATTACAGGTATTGAGATTTGTCAAAAACTTATGCCAGGTAAACCAAATGTTGGTGTATTTGATACAGCTTTCCATCAAACTATGCCTGATTATGCATATATGTATGCTCTTCCATATGATCAATATGTAAAACATGGGATTAGAAAATATGGTTTCCATGGAACAAGCCACTATTTTGTTTCAAATGAAGCAAGAGCAATGCTTGAGAAAAAACACAACACTAGAATTATTGTTTGTCATTTAGGAAATGGTTCTTCTGTATCAGCTGTTTTTGATGGAAAATGTATTGATACTTCAATGGGATTAACTCCTGTTCAAGGTTTAATGATGGGAACAAGAGTTGGGGATATAGGTGCTGGAGCTATTCAATTTATGATGAAACAAGAAGATATTACTATTGATGATGCTCTTGATATTATGAATAAAAAATCTGGAATATTAGGTATTTCTGGAAAATCATCTGATTTAAGAGAAGTTTTAGATGGTATGAATCAAGGTGATGATAGATGTAGACTTGCAGTTGATATGGTTGCTTATAAAATCAAATCTTATGTTGGTTCTTATGTTGCTGCACTAAATGGTATTGATGCTCTATGTTTTACAGGTGGAATTGGAGAAAACGCTTCTTTAATCAGAGAAAAAGTTTGTGCTGGTCTTGATGCTATGGGAATAGTTATGGATCCAACTAAAAATAATGTAAGATCAAGTGAAGCTAGAGATATCTCTACAAATGCATCTCCTGCAAGAATATTTGTAATCCCAACTCAAGAAGAGTATGTAATTGCAAATGATACATTCAATATAGTTTCTGGTGGTTCAAGAAGAAAATAA
- the pta gene encoding phosphate acetyltransferase: MGLIDQIKTKAKQKLRTIVLPETEDERVLRATAQVLEAKTANIVLIGDENNINADAKKYGVDISGAKIVNPKNFDKIESYIDELVELRKSKNLSREDATNLMLNESRFFGCMMVRLGDADGLVAGSNSTTADVLKAAIQVIKTAPGINTVSSSFVMETADGKFGDNGLILFADCAVIPDPTTEQLADIASATAATAENVVGLTPRVAMLSFSTKGSASHPMVDKVTNACKILEDRKVNFAFDGELQADAAIVESVGLKKAPNSKVAGTANVLVFPDLQSGNIGYKLVQRFANAEAHGPIIQGLAKPVNDLSRGCSVEDISNLVAITATQVK; the protein is encoded by the coding sequence ATGGGATTAATAGATCAAATAAAAACTAAGGCAAAACAAAAATTAAGAACTATTGTTCTTCCTGAAACAGAAGACGAAAGAGTTTTAAGAGCTACTGCTCAAGTTTTAGAAGCAAAAACTGCAAATATTGTTTTAATTGGAGATGAAAACAATATAAATGCGGATGCAAAAAAATATGGTGTAGATATTTCAGGTGCAAAAATTGTAAATCCAAAAAATTTTGACAAAATAGAGTCATATATTGATGAGTTAGTTGAGCTTAGAAAAAGTAAAAATCTTTCGAGAGAAGATGCTACTAATTTAATGCTAAATGAATCTAGATTTTTTGGTTGTATGATGGTAAGACTTGGAGATGCAGATGGTTTAGTTGCTGGTTCAAACTCAACAACAGCTGATGTATTAAAAGCTGCTATTCAAGTAATCAAAACAGCACCTGGTATAAATACTGTTTCATCTTCATTTGTTATGGAAACAGCTGATGGTAAATTTGGAGACAATGGTTTAATTTTATTTGCAGATTGTGCAGTTATTCCAGATCCAACAACAGAACAATTAGCAGATATTGCAAGTGCAACAGCAGCAACTGCTGAAAATGTTGTAGGTTTAACTCCAAGAGTTGCTATGCTATCTTTTTCTACAAAAGGAAGTGCAAGTCATCCAATGGTAGATAAAGTAACAAATGCTTGTAAAATTTTAGAAGATAGGAAAGTAAATTTTGCATTTGATGGAGAGCTTCAAGCTGATGCTGCAATAGTTGAATCTGTTGGTCTAAAAAAAGCTCCTAACTCAAAAGTAGCTGGTACTGCAAATGTTTTAGTTTTCCCTGATTTACAATCTGGAAATATAGGATATAAACTTGTTCAAAGATTTGCTAATGCTGAGGCTCATGGTCCAATTATTCAAGGTTTAGCAAAACCTGTAAATGATTTATCAAGAGGTTGTTCTGTAGAAGACATATCAAACTTAGTTGCTATAACTGCAACTCAAGTTAAATAA
- a CDS encoding acetate/propionate family kinase has product MLVFVLNAGSSSLKYQLIDTKSKELKASGLVERIGIDGILKHEIGEDKKITFELPIPTHKEAIELVLRILTNDETKVINSIGEIKAIGHRVVHGGEYFKESVIVDEEVIKKIEELIPLAPLHNPANIMGVKICKELMPKVPNVVTFDTAFHQTMPMENFLYAVPYADYSEHHLRKYGFHGTSHYYVSNEAVNILKKKDSKIIVCHLGNGSSVCAVKDGKSISTSMGLTPLEGLVMGTRSGDIDAGVIPYLMKRKNLTPDQIVDYLNKKSGILGVSGVSSDLREVIKAANDGDKRSKIAITMLCERIKKYLCSYAGLMHGVDAICFTAGIGENSDLIREKVCEGLEFMGIEIDKEKNSKREKGNREISTKSSKTKIYIIPTNEELVIANDTYNLVKNI; this is encoded by the coding sequence ATGTTGGTTTTTGTATTAAATGCAGGCTCTTCTTCTTTAAAGTATCAATTAATTGATACAAAGTCTAAAGAGCTAAAAGCAAGTGGTTTGGTAGAAAGAATAGGAATTGATGGTATTTTAAAACATGAGATAGGGGAAGATAAAAAAATAACTTTTGAACTTCCTATTCCAACTCATAAAGAAGCTATTGAACTAGTTCTTAGAATTCTTACAAATGACGAAACAAAAGTTATAAACTCTATTGGTGAGATAAAAGCAATTGGTCACAGAGTTGTTCATGGTGGAGAATATTTTAAAGAATCAGTTATTGTTGATGAAGAAGTTATTAAAAAAATCGAAGAGCTAATTCCTCTTGCTCCTTTACATAATCCTGCAAATATTATGGGAGTTAAAATCTGTAAAGAGTTAATGCCAAAAGTTCCAAATGTTGTAACATTTGATACAGCATTTCACCAAACAATGCCAATGGAAAACTTTTTATATGCTGTTCCTTATGCTGATTATTCAGAACATCACTTAAGAAAATATGGTTTTCATGGAACAAGCCACTATTATGTTTCAAATGAAGCAGTTAATATTTTAAAGAAAAAAGATAGCAAAATTATTGTTTGTCACCTTGGAAATGGTTCTTCTGTTTGTGCCGTTAAAGATGGAAAATCAATTAGTACTTCTATGGGCTTAACTCCTCTTGAAGGTTTAGTAATGGGTACAAGAAGTGGAGATATTGATGCTGGTGTTATTCCATATTTAATGAAAAGAAAAAATCTAACACCTGATCAAATAGTTGATTACTTAAATAAAAAATCAGGTATTTTGGGAGTTTCAGGAGTTAGTTCAGATTTAAGAGAAGTTATAAAAGCTGCAAATGATGGAGATAAAAGATCTAAAATAGCTATTACAATGCTTTGTGAAAGAATTAAAAAATATCTATGCTCTTATGCTGGATTAATGCATGGAGTTGATGCTATTTGTTTCACAGCTGGTATTGGAGAAAACTCTGATTTAATTAGAGAAAAAGTTTGCGAAGGTTTAGAATTTATGGGTATAGAAATCGATAAAGAGAAAAATTCTAAAAGAGAAAAAGGTAATAGAGAAATTAGTACTAAAAGCTCTAAAACTAAAATCTATATAATTCCTACAAATGAAGAGTTAGTAATTGCGAATGATACTTATAATCTTGTAAAAAACATCTAA
- a CDS encoding 3'-5' exonuclease: MFNSIKNNFYKHKLKNKEFNFLFDKPISDEYVCFDCETTGLDPSIDDIISIGAVIIKDNTIIASEKFIRYVKPKSNQLNEHSIKIHHLRECDLENACQIEDVILDFVNFIGNRKIVGYFLDFDLKMINKYLKPLIGINLPNKKYEVSEIYHDFKIDLIPQSFVDLRFKSILEELDLPNFGTHDSYNDALMTALIFIKLKNCANVKIN, translated from the coding sequence ATGTTTAATTCAATCAAAAATAACTTCTACAAACATAAATTAAAAAATAAAGAATTTAATTTCTTATTTGATAAACCAATAAGTGATGAATATGTTTGCTTTGATTGTGAAACAACAGGATTAGATCCTTCAATTGATGATATTATCTCTATTGGTGCAGTAATCATAAAAGATAACACTATTATTGCAAGTGAAAAATTCATAAGATATGTAAAACCAAAATCAAATCAACTAAATGAGCATTCTATAAAAATTCATCACTTAAGAGAGTGCGATTTAGAAAATGCTTGTCAAATAGAAGATGTGATTTTAGATTTTGTAAATTTTATTGGAAATAGAAAAATTGTAGGATATTTTTTAGATTTTGATTTGAAAATGATAAATAAATATTTAAAACCTCTTATTGGTATAAATTTACCAAACAAGAAGTATGAAGTTTCAGAAATTTATCACGATTTTAAAATTGATTTAATTCCACAAAGTTTTGTTGATTTAAGATTTAAATCAATTCTAGAAGAGCTAGACCTACCAAATTTTGGAACTCATGACTCATACAATGATGCACTAATGACAGCTTTAATTTTTATAAAATTAAAAAATTGTGCTAATGTAAAAATTAATTAA
- a CDS encoding putative nucleotidyltransferase substrate binding domain-containing protein — MQEQKKFISSIHPFGNLTSYELDDLVDSLDVIYFKANSIIQESASSPSYLYFILKGLVQEKNEDEVTSVYTKGEIFDSVSLIKNFSKNSFVAVEETICYALKKEIFMQTLSLNAELENYFFQSISDKLNNNLLHEKNKDMANIMIAKVKDAKIHKAVITDTNKTIFEAATIIKEEKIPTLLLKDEDGELYIVTDSDFRQKVILNRMDYDDLVVKIASKGLIYINEDDFLFDAQLQMAKYGLKRVVVENDKKEIVGILDQISLSSFFATNTFAVSNQIINANTLEELKEASYNFIKIIKSLNAKGVKIEFISKLINQLNKKLLDKLYKLLAPKELLGKSCLLVMGSEGRAEQILRTDQDNALIVSNDCTISEEDLRAFTHNFTETLVDFGFPRCEGNIMVSNPYWCRKSDDFKDLIFSWINEPSGDNFMNIAIFYDALCVSGDINMIKDLKEYMFKISSHSQSFYTNFAKIISSFDVPLGFFDGFIFNSKDEKHKKEIDIKRGGIFILVQGVRSLSIQNRVLNTNTIKRIQALNKLNVFDDENAKELITAFNFLNNLRLKISLIKLDKNEKIDNFVNPNTLNNMEKDLLKDSFKIVNKLKKRLEHHFKLNYV, encoded by the coding sequence ATGCAAGAACAAAAAAAATTCATATCTTCAATTCATCCTTTTGGAAACCTTACTTCTTATGAGCTTGACGATTTAGTAGATTCTCTAGATGTTATTTATTTTAAAGCAAACAGTATAATTCAAGAAAGTGCATCATCTCCAAGCTATTTATATTTTATTTTAAAAGGTTTAGTTCAAGAGAAAAATGAAGATGAAGTAACAAGTGTTTATACAAAAGGTGAAATATTTGATTCTGTTTCTCTTATAAAAAATTTTAGTAAAAATAGTTTTGTAGCTGTTGAAGAGACAATATGTTATGCATTAAAAAAAGAGATTTTTATGCAAACTTTAAGTTTAAATGCAGAGCTAGAAAACTATTTTTTTCAAAGTATCTCAGACAAATTAAATAATAATTTATTGCATGAGAAAAACAAAGATATGGCAAATATTATGATTGCAAAAGTTAAAGATGCAAAAATACATAAAGCTGTAATTACTGATACAAATAAAACTATTTTTGAAGCTGCAACAATTATAAAAGAGGAAAAAATTCCTACTCTTTTATTAAAAGATGAAGATGGTGAACTTTATATTGTAACCGATTCTGATTTTAGACAAAAAGTTATTTTAAATAGAATGGATTATGATGATTTAGTTGTAAAAATTGCAAGTAAAGGTTTAATCTATATAAATGAAGATGATTTTTTATTCGATGCACAACTTCAAATGGCAAAATATGGTCTAAAAAGAGTTGTAGTTGAGAATGATAAAAAAGAGATTGTTGGAATTTTGGATCAAATTTCCTTATCATCTTTTTTTGCTACAAATACTTTTGCAGTATCAAATCAAATAATAAATGCAAATACTCTTGAAGAGTTAAAAGAAGCATCTTATAATTTTATAAAAATAATAAAATCTCTAAATGCAAAAGGTGTTAAAATTGAATTTATCTCAAAATTAATTAACCAATTAAATAAAAAACTTCTTGATAAACTATATAAACTCTTAGCTCCAAAAGAACTTCTTGGAAAATCTTGTTTACTTGTTATGGGAAGTGAAGGAAGAGCTGAGCAAATTTTAAGAACTGATCAAGATAATGCTTTAATTGTATCAAATGATTGCACTATTAGTGAAGAAGATTTAAGGGCCTTTACACATAATTTTACAGAAACATTGGTTGATTTTGGTTTTCCAAGATGCGAAGGAAACATTATGGTTTCAAATCCTTATTGGTGTAGAAAAAGTGATGATTTTAAAGATCTAATTTTCTCATGGATAAATGAGCCAAGTGGAGATAACTTTATGAATATTGCAATATTCTATGATGCTCTTTGTGTATCTGGAGATATAAATATGATAAAAGACTTAAAAGAGTATATGTTTAAAATATCTTCTCATTCTCAAAGCTTTTATACAAATTTTGCAAAAATAATATCTAGTTTTGATGTTCCACTTGGTTTTTTCGATGGTTTTATTTTTAATAGTAAAGATGAAAAACATAAAAAAGAGATTGATATAAAAAGAGGTGGAATCTTTATTTTAGTTCAAGGAGTAAGATCTTTAAGTATTCAAAATAGAGTTCTAAATACAAATACTATAAAAAGAATTCAAGCTCTTAATAAATTAAATGTATTTGATGATGAAAATGCAAAAGAGCTTATAACAGCTTTTAATTTTTTAAATAATTTAAGATTAAAAATTAGTTTAATTAAACTTGATAAAAATGAGAAAATTGATAATTTTGTAAATCCAAACACTTTGAATAATATGGAAAAAGATCTACTCAAAGACTCTTTTAAAATAGTTAATAAACTGAAAAAAAGATTAGAGCACCATTTTAAGCTTAACTATGTTTAA
- a CDS encoding cation acetate symporter, with the protein MLRLLFFISLTFISLFAAGDASFEGKRDLNISAIAMFLVFIAGTLGITYWAAKKTRSANDFYTAGGGITGFQNGLAIAGDYMSAAAFLGVSGLIYMNGYDGVIYAVSFLVGWPIILFFMAEKLRNLGKFTFADIAAYRLGQKEIRTLAAFGSLSVVILYLIAQMVGAGKLIQILFGMDYEYAVFMVGALMIIYVTFGGMLATTWVQIIKAVLLLSGVSFMAFMVLWHFGFNFESLASQAVEHHNKGEDILKPGGFLSDPISAISLGMALMLGTAGLPHVLMRFFTVGNAKEARKSVVYATGFVAYFWIIISIVGLGAIAFLNTADGAQYMNDAKAYLDGGTLFGGSNMASVHLSHMLGGNAFLGFISAVAFATILAVVSGLTLAGASAISHDIYANVINPKASDEQVVKISKITVIIVGIVGVSLGIAFESQNIAYMVGLAFGIAASANFPILFLSIYWSKLTTRGAFIGGFMGLITAVALVILGPNVWVQILGNEKAIFPYAHPALFSVSVAFIGIWFFSIIDNSKRAKEDRSKFKAQNIRANTGIGSAGAVSH; encoded by the coding sequence ATGTTAAGATTATTATTCTTTATTTCACTTACATTTATTTCACTATTCGCAGCAGGTGATGCAAGCTTTGAAGGTAAAAGAGATTTAAATATCTCAGCAATTGCTATGTTCTTAGTTTTTATTGCTGGAACATTAGGAATAACTTATTGGGCAGCAAAAAAAACAAGATCTGCAAATGACTTCTATACAGCAGGTGGAGGAATTACAGGATTCCAAAATGGTTTAGCAATTGCTGGAGATTATATGAGTGCAGCAGCATTTCTTGGTGTTTCTGGTTTGATTTATATGAATGGATATGATGGAGTTATTTATGCTGTTTCATTCTTAGTTGGTTGGCCAATTATTCTATTTTTTATGGCAGAAAAATTAAGAAACTTAGGTAAATTTACTTTTGCTGATATTGCAGCATATAGATTAGGTCAAAAAGAGATTAGAACTTTAGCTGCATTTGGTTCTTTATCTGTTGTTATTTTATATTTAATTGCTCAAATGGTTGGAGCTGGAAAACTTATTCAAATTTTATTTGGTATGGATTATGAATATGCTGTATTTATGGTTGGTGCACTTATGATAATTTATGTAACTTTTGGTGGAATGCTTGCAACTACTTGGGTACAAATTATTAAAGCTGTTCTACTTTTATCAGGTGTATCTTTTATGGCATTTATGGTTTTATGGCATTTTGGTTTTAATTTTGAATCTTTAGCATCTCAAGCTGTTGAGCACCACAATAAAGGTGAAGATATTTTAAAACCAGGTGGATTTTTATCTGATCCTATTTCTGCTATTTCTCTTGGTATGGCATTAATGCTTGGAACTGCTGGACTTCCTCACGTGTTAATGAGATTTTTTACTGTTGGTAATGCAAAAGAAGCTAGAAAATCTGTTGTTTACGCAACAGGATTTGTAGCATACTTTTGGATAATTATCTCTATTGTTGGATTAGGTGCAATTGCATTTCTAAATACAGCAGATGGTGCACAATATATGAATGATGCAAAAGCATATCTTGATGGTGGAACACTATTTGGTGGTTCAAATATGGCTTCAGTACATCTTTCTCATATGCTTGGTGGAAATGCTTTCTTAGGATTTATTTCAGCAGTTGCATTTGCTACAATTCTAGCTGTTGTTTCAGGTCTTACACTAGCTGGTGCATCGGCTATTTCACACGATATTTATGCAAATGTAATAAATCCAAAAGCAAGTGATGAGCAAGTAGTAAAAATTTCAAAAATAACTGTTATAATTGTAGGAATTGTTGGAGTAAGTTTGGGAATTGCTTTTGAATCTCAAAATATAGCATATATGGTTGGACTTGCTTTTGGTATAGCTGCAAGTGCAAATTTTCCAATACTTTTTTTATCAATTTATTGGTCAAAACTTACAACAAGAGGTGCATTTATTGGTGGATTTATGGGATTAATCACAGCAGTTGCTCTAGTAATTTTAGGTCCAAATGTTTGGGTTCAAATTCTAGGAAATGAAAAAGCAATTTTCCCTTATGCACACCCTGCACTATTCTCTGTAAGTGTTGCTTTTATTGGAATTTGGTTTTTTTCTATTATTGATAATTCAAAAAGAGCAAAAGAAGATAGATCTAAATTTAAAGCTCAAAATATTAGAGCTAATACTGGAATTGGTTCAGCAGGAGCAGTTTCACACTAA
- a CDS encoding DUF485 domain-containing protein: MEDKLVERIENHPKYKELVSKRNSFSLKLGIFILVMFYSYITIVAFNKDLFATKVWEDGVTTIGFPIAFAILIISFLTTLIYARRANGEFEDLTNDIKKDVRDLL; this comes from the coding sequence ATGGAAGACAAATTAGTTGAGAGAATTGAAAACCATCCTAAATATAAGGAGCTGGTTTCAAAAAGAAATAGTTTTTCTTTAAAATTAGGAATTTTTATACTTGTAATGTTTTACTCTTACATTACAATAGTTGCTTTTAATAAAGATTTATTTGCTACAAAAGTTTGGGAAGACGGTGTTACAACGATAGGTTTTCCTATTGCATTTGCTATTTTAATCATTAGCTTTTTAACTACTTTAATTTATGCAAGAAGAGCAAATGGAGAGTTTGAAGATTTAACAAATGATATTAAAAAAGATGTGAGGGACTTATTATAA
- a CDS encoding cation acetate symporter yields the protein MIKIATLLGLSSLALLAEDGSGVNINAVIMFFVFIAGTMGITKWAASKTKSASDFYTAGGGITGFQNGLAIAGDYISAASFLGISGMIYLQGYDGIIYAIGFLVGWPIILFLMAERLRNLGKFNFTDIAAYRLDEQKIRILAAFGSLTVVTFYLIAQMVGAGKLIEVLFHIPYGWTVALVGALMIIYVTFGGMLATTWVQIIKACLILAGVTFIALMVMAHSGFSLTALVTEATSLHKSGVDILKPGPFVSDPVSAISLGLALMLGTAGLPHILMRFFTVGNAKEARKSVVYATGFIGYFYLLIGIVGLGAIVFLNSDIGKELYLTTEGGVIGGVNMVAVHLSQAVGGDIFLGFIAAVSFATILAVVSGLTLAASNSIAHDLYAIVIRKGNITDAEEMKVSKRTVLVIGLVAVILGFVFENMNVAFMVGLAFAIAASANFPILILSIYWSKLTTRGAFIGGFVGLITAITLVVLSKTIWVDIFHFEKAIFPYVHPALFSVTAAFVAIWFFSITDKSARAEQDKAGFEAQNIRAQTGIGAEGAVSH from the coding sequence ATGATTAAAATAGCTACTTTATTAGGATTATCATCTTTAGCACTATTAGCAGAAGATGGAAGCGGTGTAAATATAAATGCCGTTATTATGTTCTTCGTATTTATTGCTGGAACTATGGGTATCACAAAGTGGGCAGCTAGTAAAACAAAATCTGCTTCAGATTTTTATACAGCTGGTGGAGGAATTACAGGATTCCAAAATGGTTTAGCAATTGCTGGAGATTATATTTCTGCTGCTTCATTCCTTGGTATTTCAGGTATGATTTATCTTCAAGGTTATGATGGAATTATTTATGCTATTGGATTCCTAGTTGGTTGGCCAATTATTCTATTCTTAATGGCTGAGAGATTAAGAAACTTAGGAAAGTTCAACTTTACAGATATTGCTGCATATAGACTTGATGAGCAAAAGATTAGAATTTTAGCTGCATTTGGTTCATTAACTGTTGTTACATTCTACCTAATTGCACAAATGGTTGGTGCTGGAAAACTTATTGAAGTTCTATTCCATATTCCTTATGGTTGGACTGTTGCTTTAGTTGGAGCATTAATGATTATTTATGTAACTTTTGGTGGTATGCTTGCAACTACTTGGGTACAAATTATTAAAGCTTGTTTAATTTTAGCTGGAGTTACATTTATAGCACTTATGGTTATGGCTCATTCTGGTTTCTCACTTACTGCATTAGTAACAGAAGCTACAAGTTTACATAAATCAGGTGTTGATATTTTAAAACCAGGTCCGTTTGTATCTGATCCTGTATCTGCTATATCTTTAGGATTAGCTTTAATGCTAGGAACTGCTGGATTACCTCATATTCTAATGAGATTCTTTACAGTTGGAAATGCTAAAGAAGCTAGAAAGTCTGTTGTTTATGCAACTGGTTTCATTGGTTACTTTTACCTACTAATTGGTATCGTTGGATTAGGTGCTATCGTGTTTTTAAATAGTGATATTGGAAAAGAGTTATATCTTACTACTGAAGGTGGAGTTATTGGTGGAGTAAATATGGTTGCTGTTCACTTATCTCAAGCTGTTGGTGGAGATATTTTCTTAGGATTTATTGCAGCTGTTTCATTTGCTACAATTCTAGCAGTTGTTTCAGGTCTTACTCTTGCAGCTTCTAACTCAATTGCACACGATTTATATGCAATTGTTATTAGAAAAGGAAACATAACTGATGCTGAAGAGATGAAAGTTTCTAAAAGAACTGTTCTTGTAATTGGTTTAGTTGCTGTTATTTTAGGATTTGTATTTGAAAATATGAACGTTGCATTCATGGTTGGTTTAGCATTTGCTATTGCAGCATCAGCTAACTTCCCTATATTAATTTTATCAATCTATTGGTCAAAATTAACAACAAGAGGTGCATTTATCGGTGGTTTTGTAGGATTAATTACAGCTATTACATTAGTTGTTTTAAGTAAAACTATTTGGGTTGATATTTTCCATTTTGAAAAAGCAATCTTCCCTTATGTTCACCCTGCATTATTCTCTGTAACAGCAGCGTTTGTTGCAATTTGGTTCTTCTCTATAACTGATAAATCAGCTAGAGCAGAGCAAGATAAAGCTGGGTTTGAAGCACAAAATATTAGAGCTCAAACTGGAATTGGTGCAGAAGGAGCAGTTTCTCACTAA
- a CDS encoding DUF485 domain-containing protein: MDQKLVERIKNNPKYQELISKRSSFAIKLAVFMLVVYYSFILTIAFNKEVFANTIGDSIITIAIPIGATIIVLAFITTVIYVIRANGEFEDLEMSIKNDVKDIL, encoded by the coding sequence ATGGATCAAAAATTAGTAGAACGGATTAAAAATAATCCAAAGTATCAAGAGTTAATTTCTAAAAGAAGTTCTTTTGCTATTAAGCTAGCTGTTTTTATGCTAGTAGTTTATTATAGTTTTATTTTAACTATAGCTTTTAATAAAGAAGTTTTTGCAAATACTATTGGTGATAGTATTATAACAATTGCTATTCCTATTGGTGCTACAATTATTGTTTTAGCATTTATAACAACTGTTATCTATGTTATAAGAGCAAATGGAGAGTTTGAAGACTTAGAAATGTCTATTAAAAATGATGTAAAGGATATTCTATAA
- a CDS encoding 3'-5' exonuclease, translating into MFKNIKKAWQRKKLLDKRFDFLFDDSPQDEYVSLDCETSGLNPKKDEILSIGAVIIKGNKILARNTFSVYIKPSKSINIESIKIHHLREIDLKNALDPDEAIYRLLEFIGSRPIVGYYIDFDTAIISRYTKKLIGIKLPNKKFEVSSIYYDSKKTIDNYGFIDLKFDTIMKNLNIPTLGKHDALNDAIMTAMIFLKLKKHI; encoded by the coding sequence ATGTTTAAAAATATAAAAAAAGCATGGCAAAGAAAAAAACTATTAGATAAAAGATTTGATTTTTTATTTGATGATTCTCCACAAGATGAGTATGTGAGTTTAGATTGTGAAACAAGTGGTTTAAATCCAAAAAAAGATGAAATTTTATCGATTGGTGCAGTTATCATAAAAGGTAATAAAATATTAGCAAGAAATACTTTTAGCGTATATATTAAACCATCAAAAAGTATTAATATTGAATCAATAAAAATTCATCATTTAAGAGAGATTGATTTAAAAAATGCTTTAGATCCCGATGAAGCTATTTATAGACTTCTTGAATTTATAGGTTCACGACCAATTGTTGGTTATTATATAGATTTTGATACAGCAATAATATCAAGATATACAAAAAAACTCATTGGCATAAAACTACCAAATAAAAAGTTTGAAGTATCTTCAATATATTATGATAGTAAAAAAACTATTGATAATTATGGTTTTATAGATCTTAAATTTGACACTATTATGAAGAATTTAAATATCCCAACTCTTGGAAAACATGATGCTTTAAATGATGCAATTATGACTGCAATGATATTTTTAAAGTTAAAAAAACATATTTAA